In Mobula hypostoma chromosome 11, sMobHyp1.1, whole genome shotgun sequence, the following are encoded in one genomic region:
- the LOC134354258 gene encoding prestin-like, which translates to MLGSSESFWSSDRNADASGSTIPLVRTDRNYSFAAKTPHRVSYTGDIPYFHRIDHYNAEKLCEYERKASELTLPVSYNLKKLLQRVFPFFRWFPAYQIKTWIIGDLLSGINVGLLTIPLSLAFAVCAGEPAVNGLYTSFVTTILYCLLGTTQHLSYGTSAITALLIAKSTSHTEAQEPVSDSDCSPKCSRELHLVTLTCLSGVILILMGICRLSFLRTYISKPVMLGFRAGTALHLLIIFLTVLLGIDGPFHHGPLTLVYTFKDIIANASKINIASVITGLTTLAFLTPFKVINYIYSKHLIPVEFIAIVISMFLTFWLELEHSYNIRLINNYPFTLPQPTLPSFSSISSVAVDAVAISLVTFAVSISLGSENSKKHNRSYHPHQETIVLGVCDLLLSFLGTFAACGVWEQTVVQEKACGQTQAAGLVAAALSLIALLCAGSLLPLVPKAVLAAIVISNLGWYFKFFWKYRLACKKRKYEFVVGMVTFLAVCLLGVDIGLGVGIIFSILLTLNRLQTPSIAILGHIPNTENYVDLSMERTAKEIVGIKIIKIFDSIYYGNVDYLLSCLKVKVNRHLWYGGNSGSNNELYSVEDKYHMLIESTQFLSMDESALMRINRTASYRRRISKQTAVVHTVILDCRSVSFMDDEGTNALIYLFKKYQSVGIGFILAGCSGGVLKTIQQLGYFKSTNQSFTFSSVHDAVLFALQQAAERNQSLRGSKCILETDDERVTECDSTEIKMDANNGINEDFRPKERGEDISDQRTGIKSTNLRIIEYESAL; encoded by the coding sequence ATGCTTGGAAGTTCAGAATCCTTTTGGTCCAGTGACAGAAATGCTGACGCGTCTGGTTCAACCATCCCTCTGGTCAGAACCGACAGAAACTACTCTTTTGCTGCAAAGACACCACATAGAGTTTCATATACTGGTGACATTCCTTATTTTCATCGCATAGATCACTATAATGCAGAAAAATTGTGCGAATATGAGAGAAAAGCATCTGAATTAACATTACCTGTTTCATACAATTTAAAGAAATTATTACAGCGAGTTTTTCCTTTTTTTAGATGGTTTCCTGCTTATCAAATAAAAACATGGATTATAGGAGATCTACTGTCTGGAATTAATGTGGGTCTACTCACAATTCCTCTGTCGCTTGCTTTTGCAGTATGTGCTGGAGAGCCAGCTGTTAATGGACTCTATACGAGTTTTGTTACCACCATCTTATATTGTCTTCTTGGCACAACTCAACATCTGTCCTATGGAACATCTGCAATCACCGCTCTTCTCATTGCCAAGAGCACAAGCCATACTGAAGCTCAAGAACCTGTTTCTGACAGCGACTGTTCTCCAAAATGTTCAAGAGAACTGCATTTGGTTACACTCACTTGTCTTTCTGGAGTTATTTTAATTTTGATGGGAATTTGTCGCCTCAGTTTCCTAAGGACTTATATCTCCAAGCCTGTTATGCTTGGCTTCAGAGCTGGAACAGCTTTGCACTTATTAATCATCTTCCTTACTGTATTACTTGGTATTGAtgggccatttcatcatggtccaTTAACACTCGTTTATACCTTCAAAGACATAATTGCAAATGCAAGTAAGATAAACATTGCCTCAGTGATTACAGGTTTGACAACTTTGGCGTTTCTGACACCTTTTAAAGTAATAAACTACATCTATAGTAAGCATCTTATACCTGTAGAGTTTATTGCAATAGTTATTTCTATGTTTTTGACATTCTGGTTGGAACTAGAGCACAGCTATAATATCAGACTGATAAATAATTACCCATTTACTTTGCCGCAACCCACCCTTCCTTCTTTCTCCTCAATATCCAGTGTTGCAGTAGATGCTGTTGCCATCTCACTTGTAACCTTTGCGGTTAGCATCTCGTTAGGGAGTGAAAATTCCAAAAAGCACAACCGAAGTTATCATCCGCACCAGGAGACCATTGTGCTGGGGGTCTGTGATCTGTTGCTATCATTTCTGGGTACTTTTGCTGCGTGTGGGGTTTGGGAACAAACCGTGGTACAGGAAAAAGCCTGTGGTCAGACGCAAGCTGCAGGGTTGGTAGCAGCTGCTCTGAGTCTTATAGCTCTGCTTTGTGCAGGATCACTGCTTCCATTAGTGCCAAAAGCAGTCCTTGCTGCCATTGTGATTTCAAATCTGGGATGGTACTTCAAGTTTTTCTGGAAATACCGGTTAGCATGTAAGAAGCGCAAATACGAGTTTGTGGTTGGAATGGTAACATTTTTGGCTGTTTGTCTTTTAGGCGTAGACATTGGTTTAGGAGTAGGCATAATTTTTTCCATTTTGCTCACTCTAAACAGACTACAAACACCTTCTATTGCCATTTTGGGTCATATTCCCAATACAGAAAACTATGTAGATTTGTCCATGGAGAGAACTGCCAAAGAAATAGTTGGCATTAAAATTATAAAAATATTTGATtctatttattatgggaatgtCGATTATTTATTGTCCTGTTTGAAAGTTAAGGTGAATCGTCACCTTTGGTATGGAGGAAATTCAGGAAGCAATAATGAATTATACAGTGTGGAAGATAAATATCATATGTTGATAGAATCGACACAGTTCCTTTCAATGGATGAAAGTGCTTTGATGCGAATCAATCGTACTGCATCATATAGGCGTAGAATATCCAAACAAACTGCAGTTGTTCATACTGTTATTTTGGACTGCAGGTCAGTTAGCTTTATGGATGATGAAGGGACTAACGCATTAATTTATCTATTTAAGAAATATCAGAGTGTGGGCATTGGCTTTATTCTTGCTGGCTGTTCAGGTGGAGTTTTAAAGACTATACAACAACTCGGTTATTTCAAATCAACAAACCAGAGCTTCACCTTCAGCAGTGTCCACGACGCTGTACTATTCGCCCTGCAACAAGCAGCAGAGAGAAACCAGAGTCTCCGAGGATCCAAGTGCATTCTTGAGACAGACGATGAAAGGGTAACCGAATGCGACTCCACTGAAATTAAGATGGATGCAAATAACGGCATAAATGAAGACTTTAGGCCAAAGGAGCGAGGAGAGGATATTTCCGATCAAAGGACAGGTATTAAATCAACAAATCTGAGGATTATTGAATATGAGTCAGCCTTATAA